One part of the Sporosarcina ureae genome encodes these proteins:
- the sdhB gene encoding succinate dehydrogenase iron-sulfur subunit, with the protein MSEQQTASATATATKTVVFDIQRQDNATSSPYTERFEVPYRPNMNVISALMEIRRNPVNAKGEKTTPINWDMNCLEEVCGACSMVINGRPRQSCTALVDQLTQPIKLEPMRTFPVVRDLIVDREFMFDSLKRIKAWVPIDGTYDLGEGPRMPERKRQWAYELSKCMTCGVCLEACPNVNDKTNFMGPALMSQVRLFNAHPTGSMNKDERLATVMGDGGITECGNAQNCVVACPKGIPLTTSLGAIGRATTIQMFKNFFGSDHQVD; encoded by the coding sequence GTGAGCGAACAACAAACAGCAAGTGCAACTGCAACTGCTACAAAAACTGTCGTGTTTGACATTCAACGTCAAGATAATGCCACTTCAAGTCCTTATACTGAAAGATTTGAAGTTCCATATCGCCCGAATATGAACGTAATCTCGGCTTTAATGGAAATCAGACGTAACCCTGTAAATGCAAAAGGTGAGAAGACTACGCCAATTAACTGGGATATGAACTGTTTGGAAGAGGTTTGTGGAGCATGTTCAATGGTAATCAACGGTCGTCCTCGTCAGTCATGTACTGCATTGGTAGATCAGTTGACACAACCTATTAAACTTGAGCCTATGCGTACATTCCCAGTCGTTCGTGACTTAATTGTTGACCGTGAATTCATGTTTGATTCGTTAAAGCGTATCAAAGCTTGGGTTCCGATTGATGGAACGTACGATCTTGGTGAAGGCCCTCGTATGCCTGAGCGTAAGCGCCAGTGGGCATATGAATTGTCTAAATGTATGACTTGCGGTGTATGTCTAGAAGCTTGTCCGAACGTTAACGACAAGACGAACTTCATGGGACCTGCATTGATGTCACAAGTACGTTTATTTAACGCCCATCCAACGGGTTCAATGAACAAAGATGAGCGTTTGGCTACAGTAATGGGAGACGGCGGAATCACTGAATGTGGTAACGCACAGAACTGTGTAGTGGCTTGTCCTAAAGGAATTCCTTTGACAACTTCTCTTGGTGCAATTGGTAGAGCAACAACGATCCAAATGTTCAAGAACTTCTTCGGAAGTGACCATCAAGTAGATTAA
- the sdhA gene encoding succinate dehydrogenase flavoprotein subunit, whose amino-acid sequence MAKGRLIVVGGGLAGLMATIKSAEAGVPVDLFSLVPVKRSHSVCAQGGINGAVNTKGEGDSVDIHFDDTVYGGDFLANQKPVQAMTAAAPGIIHLLDRMGVMFNRTPEGLLDFRRFGGTLHHRTAYAGATTGQQLLYALDEQVRSHEVAGLVQKYEHWEFLGIIKDEDGTCRGIKAQNMKTMEIEAFKADAVIMATGGPGIIFGKSTNSVINTGSAASIVYQQGAKYANGEFIQIHPTAIPGDDKLRLMSESARGEGGRIWTYKDGKPWYFLEEKYPDYGNLVPRDIATREIFDVCVNQKLGINGENMVYLDLSHKDPKELDIKLGGIIEIYEKFTGDDPRKLPMKIFPAVHYSMGGLWVDDHQQTSIPGLFAAGECDFSQHGANRLGANSLLSAIYGGMVAGPYAIDYMKHLKRTADELPATIFEDAVKEEQQKWEDTLKMDGTENAYVLHRELGEWMTDNVTVVRFNDKLKQTDEKIVELLERYENINITDTQLWSNQGAMFTRQLKNMLYLARVITLGALNRDESRGAHYKPEFPNRDDENFLKTTIAEFDGVSAPIISYEEVDTSIIPPRIRDYSAKKGD is encoded by the coding sequence ATGGCAAAAGGCAGATTGATTGTCGTCGGTGGAGGACTAGCTGGACTAATGGCTACCATCAAGTCAGCAGAAGCTGGCGTACCGGTTGACTTGTTTTCGCTAGTTCCAGTAAAACGTTCCCACTCCGTATGTGCCCAAGGTGGCATTAACGGTGCTGTAAACACAAAAGGTGAAGGTGACTCGGTCGACATTCACTTTGATGATACAGTTTACGGTGGAGACTTCCTAGCGAATCAAAAACCAGTACAAGCAATGACGGCAGCAGCTCCTGGAATCATCCACTTATTAGACCGTATGGGTGTTATGTTCAACCGTACACCAGAAGGTTTATTAGATTTCCGTCGTTTCGGTGGTACACTTCACCACCGTACAGCGTATGCGGGTGCAACTACAGGACAACAGTTACTGTATGCTCTTGACGAACAAGTTCGTTCTCATGAGGTAGCAGGACTTGTTCAAAAGTATGAGCACTGGGAGTTCCTTGGAATCATCAAAGACGAAGATGGAACTTGCCGCGGTATCAAAGCTCAAAACATGAAGACAATGGAAATCGAAGCATTCAAAGCGGATGCTGTCATCATGGCAACAGGTGGCCCTGGGATTATCTTTGGTAAGTCTACAAACTCTGTAATCAATACAGGTTCTGCAGCTTCCATCGTTTATCAGCAAGGTGCAAAATATGCAAACGGCGAATTCATTCAGATTCACCCAACAGCAATTCCTGGAGACGACAAACTTCGTCTAATGAGTGAATCTGCTCGTGGTGAAGGTGGACGTATTTGGACATATAAAGATGGTAAGCCTTGGTACTTCTTGGAAGAGAAATATCCAGACTACGGTAACTTAGTTCCACGGGATATCGCAACACGAGAAATCTTCGACGTGTGTGTAAACCAAAAACTAGGTATTAACGGAGAAAACATGGTGTACTTGGATCTTTCCCACAAGGACCCTAAAGAACTGGACATTAAACTTGGTGGAATCATCGAGATTTATGAAAAGTTCACAGGAGATGATCCACGTAAATTGCCAATGAAAATCTTCCCGGCTGTTCACTATTCAATGGGCGGACTATGGGTTGACGATCATCAGCAAACAAGTATCCCTGGTCTATTCGCAGCAGGCGAATGTGACTTCTCACAACACGGTGCAAACCGTTTAGGTGCTAACTCATTGCTATCCGCTATTTACGGTGGTATGGTCGCAGGACCGTACGCAATCGATTACATGAAGCATCTGAAGCGTACTGCTGATGAACTTCCTGCAACGATCTTCGAAGATGCGGTTAAAGAAGAGCAACAGAAATGGGAAGACACTCTTAAGATGGACGGTACAGAAAATGCGTACGTTCTTCACAGAGAGCTTGGCGAATGGATGACTGACAACGTAACGGTTGTTCGTTTCAATGATAAGTTGAAGCAGACAGACGAAAAAATTGTCGAGTTACTTGAGCGCTATGAAAACATTAACATAACAGATACACAACTTTGGTCTAACCAAGGAGCTATGTTTACACGCCAGTTGAAGAACATGCTATATTTAGCACGTGTAATCACATTAGGTGCATTAAATCGTGACGAGAGCCGTGGCGCGCACTATAAGCCAGAATTCCCGAATCGTGATGATGAGAACTTCTTGAAAACAACAATTGCGGAATTTGACGGAGTATCTGCACCAATTATATCTTATGAAGAAGTAGATACTTCTATCATTCCTCCACGTATCCGCGATTACTCAGCGAAGAAAGGAGATTGA
- a CDS encoding succinate dehydrogenase cytochrome b558 subunit, which yields MSKESDFFLRRLHSLLGVIPVGLFVAQHLVINHFATRGEEAFNTASNFMGNLPFVLFLEWFIIYIPLMFHAFYGVYIAFSAKYNVGHYSTFRNWMFTLQRFTGVFLVIFIAWHVYETRIQKALGTEVDFNMMADILSNPFMLVFYILGVVSATFHLANGLWSFCVTWGIAQSPRSQQIVSYITIVIFLILSVIGVQALLAFV from the coding sequence TTGTCGAAAGAATCAGATTTTTTCTTACGCCGTCTACACTCGTTGCTTGGAGTTATTCCAGTTGGTCTATTTGTTGCCCAACACTTAGTCATTAACCACTTTGCAACGCGCGGTGAAGAAGCATTCAACACAGCATCTAACTTTATGGGGAACTTACCGTTTGTATTGTTCTTGGAATGGTTTATTATTTATATTCCACTCATGTTCCACGCTTTTTACGGAGTGTACATAGCTTTTTCAGCGAAATACAATGTGGGCCATTACAGTACTTTCCGTAACTGGATGTTCACGCTCCAACGGTTCACAGGCGTATTCCTAGTCATCTTCATTGCATGGCATGTATACGAAACTCGTATTCAAAAAGCGCTTGGAACTGAAGTAGACTTCAACATGATGGCCGATATCTTGTCGAATCCATTTATGCTTGTTTTCTATATCCTAGGTGTCGTTTCTGCTACTTTCCACTTAGCAAACGGACTATGGTCTTTCTGTGTTACTTGGGGAATTGCACAATCACCAAGATCACAACAGATCGTATCTTACATCACAATCGTTATTTTCTTAATACTTTCTGTAATTGGAGTTCAAGCACTTCTAGCATTTGTATAA
- the uvrC gene encoding excinuclease ABC subunit UvrC → MNEIIEHKLSILPELPGCYLMKDRQGTVIYVGKAKVLKNRVRSYFTGSHDGKTQRLVGEIEDFEYIVTNSEIEALILELNMIKKYDPKYNIMLKDDKTYPYLKITNERHPKLIITRKVNKKSGKYFGPYPNATAAHETKKLLDRLYPYRKCQSIPTRACLYYHIGQCLAPCIKEVPAEAYTEMITDITRFLNGGYKEVKKELQQKMNKAAEELEFERAKEYRDQITNIETVMEKQNMNANDFTDRDIFGYAVDKGWMCVQVFFVRQGKMIERDVSIFPAYRDPEDELLTYLGRFYGEAQHLLPKEVLLPETVDFALADQLLDTTVLIPQRGKKKELVKLAAKNASIALNAKFQIIERQEERTIGACEELGEAMNISTPLRIEAFDNSHTHGVEPVSAMISFVDGRPNRKDYRKYKTKTAAAHDDYGAMREVVRRRYARVLKEELPLPDLIVIDGGKGQMEIAREVIEDELGLSIPIAGLAKDDKHNTAQLLYGHPPEIVPLKKTSEAFYLLQRVQDEVHRFAITFHRQRRGASSLTSSLDGIDGIGPKRKQQLLKHFKTVKAIREATPEQLKESGMPKKVADDLIAHFQKPEDSQKPLTE, encoded by the coding sequence ATGAATGAAATTATTGAACATAAACTTTCAATCCTCCCCGAATTACCAGGATGTTATTTAATGAAGGATCGCCAAGGCACCGTCATTTATGTAGGGAAAGCAAAAGTCTTAAAAAATCGTGTTCGCAGTTATTTCACGGGATCTCACGATGGTAAGACCCAGCGATTGGTCGGAGAAATAGAGGATTTTGAATATATTGTCACCAATTCTGAAATTGAAGCCTTGATTCTGGAATTGAACATGATTAAGAAATACGATCCCAAATACAATATTATGCTGAAGGATGATAAAACTTATCCTTACCTGAAAATCACCAATGAAAGACACCCGAAATTGATTATTACTCGTAAAGTAAATAAGAAATCGGGTAAATACTTTGGACCTTACCCAAATGCCACTGCGGCGCATGAGACCAAAAAGTTATTGGATCGACTGTATCCGTATCGTAAGTGTCAAAGTATTCCGACGCGCGCGTGTTTGTACTATCATATTGGACAATGTTTGGCACCTTGTATCAAAGAGGTACCTGCTGAGGCATATACAGAAATGATTACGGACATTACACGATTTCTAAATGGTGGTTATAAGGAAGTCAAAAAAGAACTCCAGCAAAAAATGAATAAAGCAGCTGAAGAGTTGGAGTTTGAACGCGCGAAAGAATATCGTGATCAAATCACAAATATCGAAACCGTTATGGAAAAACAGAATATGAATGCTAACGACTTTACTGACCGGGATATTTTCGGCTATGCGGTTGATAAAGGTTGGATGTGCGTGCAAGTGTTCTTCGTTCGTCAAGGTAAAATGATAGAACGTGATGTATCTATTTTTCCAGCCTATAGAGATCCTGAAGATGAATTACTTACGTATCTGGGTCGTTTCTATGGAGAAGCCCAACATTTATTGCCTAAAGAAGTACTTCTTCCGGAGACCGTTGATTTTGCGTTAGCAGATCAATTGCTCGATACAACGGTGTTAATACCGCAACGTGGAAAGAAAAAAGAACTTGTCAAACTTGCTGCCAAAAATGCGTCTATTGCATTGAATGCCAAGTTCCAAATAATTGAGCGACAAGAAGAACGTACAATTGGTGCTTGTGAAGAACTTGGAGAAGCGATGAATATTAGTACGCCTCTTCGAATAGAAGCATTCGATAACTCTCATACACATGGCGTGGAACCGGTATCCGCGATGATATCATTTGTGGATGGGCGTCCGAATCGTAAAGATTACCGAAAGTATAAAACGAAAACAGCTGCAGCTCACGATGATTATGGTGCTATGCGGGAAGTAGTTAGACGACGTTACGCACGTGTATTAAAAGAAGAATTGCCTTTACCGGATTTGATTGTGATCGATGGTGGGAAAGGGCAAATGGAAATAGCCCGAGAAGTCATTGAAGATGAACTCGGCTTATCGATTCCTATTGCGGGTCTTGCAAAGGATGACAAGCATAATACAGCGCAGTTGCTATACGGTCACCCGCCTGAAATCGTTCCATTGAAGAAGACGAGTGAAGCATTTTATTTATTGCAACGGGTTCAAGATGAAGTTCACCGCTTTGCTATTACGTTTCACAGACAGCGTAGGGGCGCATCATCACTAACATCGTCCTTAGATGGTATTGATGGCATTGGGCCTAAACGTAAGCAACAACTATTGAAGCATTTTAAAACAGTGAAAGCCATACGTGAAGCGACACCCGAGCAATTGAAAGAGTCTGGAATGCCTAAAAAAGTTGCAGATGACTTGATCGCTCACTTCCAAAAACCTGAAGATAGTCAAAAGCCCCTGACTGAGTAG
- the trxA gene encoding thioredoxin, protein MAIINATDSNFAENVKEGVVLVDFWAPWCGPCKMIAPVLEELSGELEGKANIVKVNVDDNQATASQFGIMSIPTLLLFKDGEVAEKVVGFQPKEALAQLVEKHA, encoded by the coding sequence ATGGCAATTATCAATGCAACTGATTCGAACTTTGCTGAAAACGTAAAAGAAGGCGTAGTACTAGTAGACTTTTGGGCACCTTGGTGTGGACCATGTAAAATGATCGCTCCTGTACTTGAAGAACTTTCAGGTGAATTAGAAGGAAAAGCGAACATTGTAAAAGTAAACGTTGATGACAACCAAGCAACTGCTAGCCAGTTCGGCATCATGTCGATCCCAACACTTCTACTCTTTAAAGATGGAGAAGTAGCTGAGAAGGTAGTAGGCTTCCAACCTAAAGAAGCACTTGCACAACTAGTTGAAAAACACGCATAA
- a CDS encoding electron transfer flavoprotein subunit alpha/FixB family protein produces MSKKMLVLGEARDGELRNVSFETIAAAKNISGGGEVVAVLIGDQVQSLGEEMIHYGADRVVTVEHPHLKYYTPDGFGQAFMAVYEEESPDGVVFGHTAMGKDLSPKIASKLGTGLISDVTKIEGEGDDAEFIRPIYSGKAFEKVEIKEGLQFITIRPNNIEPLAHDASRSGDVTAKTVDITNLRSVIKDVVRKSTEGVDLSEAKVIVAGGRGVKGPEGFEPLKELADLLGGAVGASRGACDADYCDYSLQIGQTGKVVTPDLYIAAGISGAIQHVAGMSNSKVIVAINKDPEANIFKIADYGIVGDIFEIIPIMIEEIKKIKVS; encoded by the coding sequence ATGTCAAAGAAAATGTTGGTTTTAGGTGAAGCACGTGATGGAGAACTACGTAACGTATCATTTGAAACAATTGCAGCAGCAAAAAATATTTCAGGCGGTGGAGAAGTTGTCGCTGTTCTTATTGGCGATCAAGTTCAGTCACTAGGTGAAGAAATGATTCATTATGGAGCGGACCGAGTAGTAACGGTTGAGCACCCGCACTTGAAGTACTACACGCCGGACGGTTTCGGTCAAGCATTCATGGCGGTTTACGAAGAGGAGTCTCCAGACGGCGTAGTTTTCGGTCACACAGCTATGGGTAAAGACTTATCACCCAAAATTGCAAGTAAGCTTGGAACAGGATTGATTTCAGATGTAACGAAAATTGAAGGAGAAGGCGATGATGCAGAATTCATCCGTCCAATCTATTCTGGTAAAGCATTTGAGAAAGTGGAAATTAAAGAAGGTTTACAATTTATCACAATCCGTCCGAACAACATTGAGCCGTTAGCACATGATGCAAGCCGTTCAGGGGACGTAACAGCAAAAACTGTAGATATTACAAATCTTCGTTCTGTTATCAAAGACGTAGTACGTAAATCAACAGAAGGCGTAGATTTATCTGAAGCAAAAGTAATCGTAGCGGGTGGTCGTGGAGTTAAAGGACCAGAAGGATTTGAGCCTTTAAAAGAATTGGCTGATCTTCTAGGCGGTGCGGTTGGTGCTTCACGTGGAGCGTGTGACGCAGATTACTGCGACTATTCACTACAGATTGGTCAAACGGGTAAAGTTGTTACTCCAGACTTGTATATCGCAGCTGGAATTTCTGGAGCAATCCAGCACGTAGCCGGTATGTCCAACTCTAAAGTCATTGTCGCGATCAATAAAGATCCCGAAGCGAACATCTTTAAAATTGCAGACTACGGTATCGTGGGTGACATCTTCGAGATCATTCCGATCATGATTGAAGAAATTAAAAAGATTAAAGTCAGCTAA
- a CDS encoding electron transfer flavoprotein subunit beta/FixA family protein, whose translation MNIYALVKRTFDTEEKISISNGAIAEDGAEFIINPYDEYAVEEAIKLRDEHGGEVTVLSIGDEDSEKQLRTALAMGADKAVLINIEDDIDDIDEYTSAKVIADYLKDKDADLILAGNVAIDGGSGQVGPRVAELLGINYVTTITELTIDGTNATVVRDVEGDSETIETSLPLLVTAQQGLNEPRYPSLPGIMKAKKKPLEDLEFDDLDLEEDDVEAKTETKEVFLPPAKSAGRVLEGEPADQAAELIKLLRNEAKVI comes from the coding sequence ATGAACATTTATGCATTAGTAAAAAGAACATTTGATACGGAAGAAAAAATTTCAATCTCAAACGGTGCCATTGCTGAAGATGGTGCAGAATTCATCATCAACCCATACGATGAGTACGCAGTAGAAGAAGCTATTAAACTACGTGACGAACACGGTGGGGAAGTTACTGTATTATCAATCGGTGACGAAGATTCCGAGAAACAATTGCGTACGGCATTGGCAATGGGTGCAGATAAAGCAGTACTCATCAATATTGAAGACGACATTGATGATATTGACGAATATACATCAGCAAAAGTCATTGCAGATTACTTAAAAGACAAAGATGCTGATTTGATTCTAGCGGGTAACGTAGCTATCGACGGCGGTTCAGGACAAGTAGGACCACGTGTAGCAGAATTGCTTGGGATTAACTATGTTACGACAATTACTGAATTAACAATAGACGGAACGAACGCAACAGTTGTACGAGACGTTGAAGGGGATTCAGAAACTATTGAAACATCCCTACCACTTCTAGTTACAGCACAACAAGGTCTGAACGAACCACGTTATCCTTCTTTGCCTGGGATTATGAAAGCAAAGAAGAAACCTCTTGAAGACTTAGAGTTCGATGACCTAGATCTAGAGGAAGATGATGTAGAAGCGAAGACGGAAACAAAGGAAGTCTTCTTACCACCAGCAAAATCAGCGGGGCGTGTACTTGAAGGAGAGCCAGCAGATCAAGCGGCTGAACTTATAAAATTATTGCGTAACGAAGCGAAAGTAATTTAA